In Methanothermus fervidus DSM 2088, a single genomic region encodes these proteins:
- a CDS encoding glyceraldehyde-3-phosphate dehydrogenase (COGs: COG0057 Glyceraldehyde-3-phosphate dehydrogenase/erythrose-4-phosphate dehydrogenase~InterPro IPR020830: IPR016040: IPR020828: IPR020831: IPR 020829: IPR006436~KEGG: mth:MTH1009 glyceraldehyde-3-phosphate dehydrogenase~PFAM: Glyceraldehyde 3-phosphate dehydrogenase, NAD(P) binding domain; Glyceraldehyde 3-phosphate dehydrogenase, catalytic domain~PRIAM: Glyceraldehyde-3-phosphate dehydrogenase (NAD(P)(+)) (phosphorylating)~SMART: Glyceraldehyde 3-phosphate dehydrogenase, NAD(P) binding domain~SPTR: P10618 Glyceraldehyde-3-phosphate dehydrogenase~TIGRFAM: glyceraldehyde-3-phosphate dehydrogenase, type II~PFAM: Glyceraldehyde 3-phosphate dehydrogenase, C-terminal domain; Glyceraldehyde 3-phosphate dehydrogenase, NAD binding domain~TIGRFAM: glyceraldehyde-3-phosphate dehydrogenase, type II), with translation MKAVAINGYGTVGKRVADAIAQQDDMKVIGVSKTRPDFEARMALKKGYDLYVAIPERVKLFEKAGIEVAGTVDDMLDEADIVIDCTPEGIGAKNLKMYKEKGIKAIFQGGEKHEDIGLSFNSLSNYEESYGKDYTRVVSCNTTGLCRTLKPLHDSFGIKKVRAVIVRRGADPAQVSKGPINAIIPNPPKLPSHHGPDVKTVLDINIDTMAVIVPTTLMHQHNVMVEVEETPTVDDIIDVFEDTPRVILISAEDGLTSTAEIMEYAKELGRSRNDLFEIPVWRESITVVDNEIYYMQAVHQESDIVPENVDAVRAILEMEEDKYKSINKTNKAMNILQ, from the coding sequence ATGAAAGCTGTAGCTATTAATGGGTATGGAACTGTAGGTAAAAGAGTTGCAGATGCAATTGCACAACAAGATGATATGAAAGTTATCGGAGTAAGTAAGACAAGACCAGATTTTGAAGCTAGGATGGCACTAAAAAAGGGTTATGATTTATATGTTGCTATTCCTGAAAGGGTAAAATTATTTGAAAAGGCAGGAATTGAAGTTGCAGGAACAGTGGATGACATGCTAGATGAAGCAGATATAGTTATTGATTGTACTCCAGAAGGAATTGGTGCCAAAAATTTAAAAATGTATAAAGAAAAAGGAATAAAAGCTATATTTCAAGGTGGAGAAAAACATGAAGATATAGGTTTATCATTCAATTCATTGAGCAATTATGAAGAATCTTATGGCAAAGACTACACACGAGTTGTTTCCTGTAATACCACTGGTTTATGCAGAACTTTAAAACCATTACATGATTCTTTTGGTATAAAAAAAGTTAGAGCCGTAATAGTAAGGAGAGGTGCAGACCCTGCACAAGTATCTAAAGGACCTATAAACGCTATAATACCCAATCCACCTAAATTACCATCTCACCATGGTCCAGATGTTAAAACAGTCCTGGACATAAATATAGATACAATGGCTGTTATAGTACCAACTACTTTAATGCATCAACATAACGTTATGGTAGAGGTGGAAGAAACTCCTACTGTGGATGATATAATAGATGTATTTGAAGATACGCCTAGAGTTATACTTATAAGTGCTGAGGATGGTTTGACATCAACTGCAGAGATAATGGAATATGCAAAGGAATTAGGTAGATCCAGAAACGATTTATTTGAAATTCCTGTTTGGAGAGAATCAATAACTGTCGTAGACAATGAAATTTATTACATGCAAGCAGTTCATCAAGAATCAGATATAGTACCTGAAAATGTAGATGCTGTAAGAGCAATATTAGAGATGGAAGAGGATAAATACAAATCTATAAATAAAACTAACAAAGCAATGAACATACTTCAATAA
- a CDS encoding Xylose isomerase domain protein TIM barrel (COGs: COG0648 Endonuclease IV~InterPro IPR013022: IPR012307: IPR001719~KEGG: mth:MTH1010 endonuclease IV~PFAM: Xylose isomerase domain protein TIM barrel~SMART: AP endonuclease family 2~SPTR: O27091 Endonuclease IV~PFAM: Xylose isomerase-like TIM barrel), translated as MIRVGPAGNPIGYKGKTVDVFDYLKKLGLDAYEYQATYGVRIGKKSSLLIGKNAKKNDVLVSIHAPYYINLSSADKGVIQRSINRLFITSKVAEWMNAYRIVFHPGYYGKFSKSEAMELCKNSIKKLLSKVKEKNIKNYCFAPETTGKKSQLGSLNEIIEICQSFENFQPTIDFAHIHAREGGSLKDENDYYHILNFVENELGVKHFHCHFTKVEFSEKGEVKHHSLNEEKYGPPLEPLIKVLVENGFNATIICETPKLDQDAIKIKEKIGRFNKGEN; from the coding sequence ATGATTCGAGTTGGACCAGCTGGCAACCCTATAGGTTATAAAGGAAAGACTGTTGACGTATTTGATTATTTAAAAAAATTAGGGCTTGATGCATATGAATATCAAGCTACATATGGTGTAAGAATTGGAAAAAAATCTTCTTTGTTAATTGGAAAAAATGCCAAAAAGAATGATGTCCTTGTATCTATACATGCTCCCTACTATATAAATTTATCTTCTGCAGATAAAGGAGTAATACAGAGGTCCATAAATAGGTTATTCATTACAAGTAAAGTTGCTGAATGGATGAATGCATATAGGATAGTATTTCATCCAGGATATTATGGAAAGTTTTCGAAATCTGAAGCTATGGAGTTATGTAAAAATTCTATAAAAAAGTTATTAAGTAAAGTAAAAGAAAAAAATATAAAAAATTATTGTTTTGCACCGGAAACGACTGGAAAGAAATCACAGTTGGGGAGTTTGAATGAAATAATAGAAATATGTCAGTCTTTTGAAAATTTTCAGCCCACAATAGATTTTGCACATATACATGCAAGAGAAGGAGGTTCATTAAAGGATGAAAACGATTATTACCATATTTTAAATTTTGTGGAAAATGAGTTAGGAGTTAAACATTTCCATTGTCATTTCACAAAAGTGGAATTTAGTGAGAAAGGTGAAGTGAAACATCATTCTTTAAATGAAGAGAAATACGGACCTCCACTAGAACCTTTAATCAAAGTTCTTGTTGAAAATGGATTTAATGCTACAATAATATGTGAAACTCCAAAATTAGATCAAGATGCCATTAAAATAAAAGAGAAGATAGGAAGGTTTAATAAAGGTGAAAACTAA